The segment GGTGCGGGCAATTTCGAAAAGATCAGCTGGAAAGCCGAAGGCACCTACCGCGGCAACGACTGGAATCGTATCTACGTCCACCCCAGTGCTTTGATGTTCAGCAAGCGTTACGAGGCGGCGGTCAAGGATAAGTCGGTTAGCTACCTCACGGCCGAAGCGGACCAGGTGGCGTTGCTGGTGGGCGAAATTCCCGACCGGAACATGAAGGTATACCTGGCGTTCTCCCGGCCTACCTACGGCGCTGTGGGGCCTTTCCTCGCCGACCCGTACTACGTCGCCGTAACCCCGGACGACGCCTTCGCCCTGGACCCGGTGAAGTACAAGGAGACTGCGCTGCAGGTTTTCGACCTGATCAAGAACGCATCGCCGAGCACCACCGACGTGGCAGACCTGCTCATCGTCAAGGACCTGTCGGCCATTTCCAACAGAATCTGGGGCAACGATGACCAGAAGATCGTGCGCAACCGCATCGGCATGAGCCGCCAGGGCTTGTATTTCGATGTGCGCAGCGGCGCCAACTGGGCGCAGCAGCGTGAGAAGCAGCGCGTGCGGGAAGCCCGCAATCGTCAGCAGCAGTTGGCCTGGGAACACACCCGTGTGCTTGAGCGTTACCAGCAATTGCAGGAGCGCATGGGGGAATTCAAGGGGCGTGAAACCGAGGCACTGGCGCAGATGGCCGGCATCAAGGTGCGTTACCCTTCGCCGCTGCAGCAGCAGGACCCTACGTCGTCGCAGAACGTGACGCCGATGATGGTGCATGTCACCGGCAAGAAGGGCGAGTTCTACACCCTCGACTACCCAGGCGAAGGGCGTCTGGTTGCCGAGCAGCAGTACCCCGAAGGCTGGTACGTGGCCCAGGTGGCCAACGCTACCCCTTACTACCCGCTCGAAGACGGTCGCGCCATCCCTACCTACCGCGCCTACAGCGTGGGCGAGCCGAAGGCCTGCGAGCAGGAGCGCTGCGCCGACCGCGTGTCCTATGGCGCCGTGCTGGCCAAGGAATTCCCCAATGCAGGCATCGACTCCAACTGGACGCCCGAAGTCTCCCAACAGTTTGTGAACGACTGGAACAACGCGTCGGCACAGGTCCAGTGAGGCATAACCCATGATCAAGCAGATGAACGCAAAGCAGAAGTTGATTGGCGGTGTGGCGGTCGTGGCGGTAGCGCTCGGCGTCACCTATGCCGTGGTTTCGAGCAGTGGCAAGAAGCAAGCCATGGCCTACTACGAAGACTTCAAGGAACGCTACTTCCTCGAAGACGTGCTATCTGAAGGCGACATTTCGTACTCGGCACTTTCCGGTAACCTGACAGTGGCCGACCCGGAGCTCCGTGTGGCCGCCGTGCAGACCAACGGCGCGCAACAGTTCATGCGCAGCATGGCCGGCTTAGTGGCCTCGATGCGGGGCATGGACATGCAGGAGGGCCTGGGCAACTGGGCCGAGTACCAGATGAACGCACTCGAATCACGCTACGTGACCGGCCTTTTTCTAAAGGCTGATGCGTTAAAACTGTCGCACAGCGGTGACAGCAAGGACGGCGAAATCCATGTCCAGTTGCTGGGCATGCAGATGGCCGATCCGTATATCGCGGCCCAGGGCCAGGACATCGTCCGTGTCTGCGATGTGAGCGACGAAATCCAGCCGGGCGTCGAGCTGACGGCCAACGGGCGCGCGTCCCAGGCGAAGCTGCCTTGGGGTGTGAACCTGGCGGCGCGCCAGCCGGTCACGGGCGCTTTCCTGGTCAACAGCACGGGGCAATTCGGGACCAAGATCGATCTTGACCTCACGCTGCAGCGTTCAAGCGATGGCGAGGGCGTTATGACGTTCGTGGTCACTCACCGCAACGACGGTTCGAAGGTGGGCGAAATCGTGCGCAAGGCCACCTTGCAATCCATGCCCGAACTCGATGATGTGCAGGAACAGTTCAAGGCAGCCCTGGGCGGCCAGATCGTCGCCGCCTTCAGCCCGCCATCTGGCCTGGCCATGTTCAGCGGCGCAGTATCGGACTTGGCGCGCAAGGCCAAGGTGGAGCGCTATGAGGTCAGCTATAGCGGGTTCAAGCCCATGCGTACGGCATTCGAAGCCTTCCAGCACACCACGCCCAACGCCAAGTTTGCCGACTTCTGCCAAGAAGTAGGGCTTTCAACCTGGAGCAGCGATTTTGGCACCAAGGCCAAGCAGCACAGCGATTCGGAATGCGCCATTGCGCAGAAGCTGGCGGCCGGGGACGACTTCGAGGAAACCTACACCTTCAAGGAAGGCAAGAGCCTGTACGCCGCGTTGTTCGTGAGCAAGGCGTATGAGCTGGAGACGAACTAGGACGTTGTCGGGGCGGGCCTTGTGCAAACCGCAAGCATGCCGGGGCCGTTTCACGGCCCCATCGCGGCAGCCCCAGGATTGGAGCCTCGCCGCTAACATTGCCGAGACCGCGTTGCGGTCTATCGCGGCCGTTACCCCCCTGGGCGTCACTCATCTACCAAACCCGCTTATCCCCCACATCCTCAAGCACCTGCCCCAAATCCAGCTCAACAGACAATGCAATCAGACTCGCATTTCCATCCTCGCCCTCCGGCCATACCGTCACTTGGGTATCCGCTGCCAGCAGAAGCTGGTCGCCGCTTTTCATCATCTGCTGCGTGCCATCGGCCTTGATGATCCTCAAGCCACCGGCGGTTGCGAACAAAAGCAGGTCGTTGATGGTGCTCAGCCGGGCCGCAGCGCGCAGGTGTCGGTACTCCACGATCCAGCCGTCGGCCAGAAACGTCTTGCTCAGCTGGTAGTTCAGCGAGCATTCCAGCGACAGCTCACCCAGTGCCGCGATCACCTGCTCCTGTGGCAAGCCCTTGGGCATGAGGCGGGCAAACTCGCTCAGGTTTTCCAGTGTCACGTGTTTACGAGCAGGGCTCATGCCGGTGTCCTTGTAGATTCGATGCGCTCAGGCACAGGTGCAATTGAGGTCGACGTCACGCCACAAGCGTGATGGCGACGTGCGCGGCGATGCCTGCCGCCACGCTGAAAATCAAACTCCGGGTGAAGTAGGCCACGATCACCACCGGCACTGCGGCCAGCATGTCGGCGTTCACTGCCATCAGCGAGCCGTCCTTGGCCATCAGCAACGCAGGCACGGTGATACTGGCGATGATCGCCACAGGCAGGTACTCGATGACATCGTTGAACACCTTGGGCGTGCCCTGCATTCGGAACAGCAGGGGCGTGGCCCGGGTGAAGTAGGTGATGGCCATCATCAAGGCCACCGCGCCGATCAGGTATTTTTCTTCAGGCATAGGCCTACTCCACAGCCCACGGCCGTCGCCACGAACACATTCAAAGGGGAGGGGTACAGCGCGTTGAGTAGGCAGGTCGCGGCAATCACCACCAGGGCGACGATCAGCTTGGGCCGGCTGTTGCACAGCGACACGAGCACGAAGATCATCATGGCGGTCAGCGCGTAGTCCAGCTTGAACGCGGAGAAGCGGCTCAGCGCATCGGAGGCCACGGCGCCGAGCAGGGCGCCGGCAATCCAGCTGGCATGGCACCAGGTGTTGAACTGCAGCAGATAGCCAGGCGGGGTGTACTTGCCGGCTTGTAGCCGTTGGCTGTGCAAGGCGAACGATTCGTCGGTCAGGCCAAAGGCATACATCAGCTTTTGCGACCGGGAGATGCCCAGCCCATCGCTCTGCTTGGCCATGTACATGGCCATGAGCATGTGCCGCGAATTGATCAGCAGCGTCGACAACGCGATGGTCAGCAACGGCGCACCGGAGGTGATCAACGCCAGCGCCGCAAACTGCGCGGCGCCTGCGTAGACGAACACGCACATCGCCACCGGGAGCCACAAGGGCAGCCCGGCATTGATGCACATCACGCCAAACACGAAGCTCACCACGAAGTAGCCGGTGATCACCGGCAAGGCATCGACGAAGCTTTCCCTGCGCGAGACCGGGTGCAAGGCGAGGTCGGTCATAGATCGACCTCGCAGGTGATCTCGCCGCGCGTCTGGCTGAAGCCCTGCCGGTTCCAGAAGCGCACCGCCGACGCATTGTCCTGGTCGATGAACAGAAACACCCGACGGATGCCATGCTGACGGAAGTCGTTGAGGATCGAGGTGGTCAGCGACGTGCCGATGCGGCTGTGGCGATAGTCTGGCGACACGGCCAGGTGGTTGATGGTACCGCGCGTACCCATCGCCCCTCCGGCCACGGCACCGATGATCGCCCCGCTGTGGTTTTCCGCCAGGTAGCAGAACGTGTTGTCATGGCTCAACAGGCCCTTGAGCAGGTCCTCGTTCTGCCAGTCGCAGAACGCAATCTCGTCGAACCGCTTGAGGAAGTTGACCAGGCGCGTGGCATGAAACGGCGTGGCCTTCTTGATGGTCAGGCCGTTCATGCGGTCGGGCACGGCAACGCTGCGCGTTGCCTGCTCAAGGCTATTTGACAATGTCATGTTCGGTCCCCGGCCGGGAGAAGGAGATGGCGATGATCTGCCGATAGCCCATTTCCGATTCGCTGGGGTTGGTGGCCGGTGTCACGTAGTGCTGCAGCTCGCGGTCGAGGAAATACGTGGTGTCGAGAATTTCCTGGTAGGTGCCGGAGTCGATCACGTTCGACTGTTTGTCGTAGACCTTGCTGGTGGCGCCTTCGATGTTGTGACGGCCCCAGAAGTGCACGCCGCTGAAAGGGTAGCCGTCGCAATGGATGCCTTCGGGCGTGATTTCGATTTGCTCGCCGGGTTTGACCTCGATGCGGATCTGGTGAACCTGGCACTGCCAAGGCACGTTGTGCAGTTCTTCAGGCAGCACGGCCTTGTACACGTCGAAGTCCAGCTTGATCAGGGCGCGCAGCACCGGCGAGTTGAAGACATCGCTGGACACATCGTCGAAGTGGCGCCGCACGCCGCCCACATACTGGTTATGGGCCTCGGACTGTTCATAGGCACGGTGTTCGAGCTGCTGCAGCTCGCCGGTCGCTGGGTTGAAGTCGAAATCGCTGTAGCGGCGGTAGCGGGTACCCTTGTCGGCCTGGCCGTAGTACTTGTCTACGCCCATGGTTTCCCAGCTCTTGGAAAACGCCACGAAATGGCCAAAGCCGCCGTTGAGTGCAAAGTCGTTGCCCAGCACGTTGACTGTCTTGTTCAGGCGCAGTGCGTCATCAACATTCCGTTTGAGTGTAAGCATTGGCATCTCTTCCCGTTGAAATCTGGGCGCCAATCTAGCAGGCGGAAAGATGGCAGAAACTTCACTTTTTTTTGTGGTGCCTCAACCGCCGCTTGTTGCCAGCCGACGTACCGAGCAGACAGCGGCGGCGGTTGTGCGTTATCCTTCCAGGCCTTGTTGCATGCGGGCTTGAGCACGTCTTGGGAGGGGTGTCGAATGGATATCAAGGTGCTGCGAAACATCGCCAATGTCGCGAGGACGGGGTCGATCACCGATGCCGCCGAGCAGGTCCACGTCACGGTGCAGGCACTGGCGGCGCAGTTGAAAAAGCTGGAGGACCATTGCGGCTTCAAGCTCTTTGACCGCACCAACAAAGGCGTGTCGTTGACGCAGGAAGGGGTCGGGATCCTGCCCCATGTGCTGGAGATCGTGCGCTGCTCCGAACGCATGCAGCTGAAAATCAAACAGCTGCGCGAGCGCCAGAGCCAGCCCTTGCGGGTCGCCCTGAACAGCACCCTGTCGATGGAAATCAACCAGCAGATCATGGCCGGTGTGGCCAGCAATCTGTTCGGGTGCAGCCCCATCTTCAGCTGCTCCGAATCCCCCGACAACCTCACCAAGCTGGCCAAGGGCGAAGCTGACATGGTGGTGATCCTGGGCGACAGCATGCCCGAGGGGTTCTACTCGGTTTCGCTCAAGGGCCTGCGCATTGAGGTGGTGGCCTGCTCGGTCAGTGCCGACACCGCTCCTTCGGTGGTCATCAAGCCGTTGCCCGAATGCCCGTACGCCTCCATTTTCTCGCGTTTCGCCAACCATCAGGGCGGCGGGCTCGAGGCTGCTACCGTGTTCCATTCCGGCAGCGAGATCGTCAGCGTGTCGATGATCAAGAGCTTCGGCGGCATGGGCGTGCTGTCGCGGGCCGTGGCCGAGACGAACGACCTGCACATCTGGGAAGGGTATTCCGAATACCTCGATGTGTACCTGGTGATGAAAGAGCCATGGATCGTGGAGGAGGAGTTTCCTCAGTTCTACCCCAAGACAGCGCCGATGCACGCCTTCGAGTCGA is part of the Pseudomonas parafulva genome and harbors:
- a CDS encoding AzlD domain-containing protein — encoded protein: MPEEKYLIGAVALMMAITYFTRATPLLFRMQGTPKVFNDVIEYLPVAIIASITVPALLMAKDGSLMAVNADMLAAVPVVIVAYFTRSLIFSVAAGIAAHVAITLVA
- a CDS encoding AzlC family ABC transporter permease; amino-acid sequence: MTDLALHPVSRRESFVDALPVITGYFVVSFVFGVMCINAGLPLWLPVAMCVFVYAGAAQFAALALITSGAPLLTIALSTLLINSRHMLMAMYMAKQSDGLGISRSQKLMYAFGLTDESFALHSQRLQAGKYTPPGYLLQFNTWCHASWIAGALLGAVASDALSRFSAFKLDYALTAMMIFVLVSLCNSRPKLIVALVVIAATCLLNALYPSPLNVFVATAVGCGVGLCLKKNT
- a CDS encoding GNAT family N-acetyltransferase; its protein translation is MTLSNSLEQATRSVAVPDRMNGLTIKKATPFHATRLVNFLKRFDEIAFCDWQNEDLLKGLLSHDNTFCYLAENHSGAIIGAVAGGAMGTRGTINHLAVSPDYRHSRIGTSLTTSILNDFRQHGIRRVFLFIDQDNASAVRFWNRQGFSQTRGEITCEVDL
- a CDS encoding 2OG-Fe dioxygenase family protein, with amino-acid sequence MLTLKRNVDDALRLNKTVNVLGNDFALNGGFGHFVAFSKSWETMGVDKYYGQADKGTRYRRYSDFDFNPATGELQQLEHRAYEQSEAHNQYVGGVRRHFDDVSSDVFNSPVLRALIKLDFDVYKAVLPEELHNVPWQCQVHQIRIEVKPGEQIEITPEGIHCDGYPFSGVHFWGRHNIEGATSKVYDKQSNVIDSGTYQEILDTTYFLDRELQHYVTPATNPSESEMGYRQIIAISFSRPGTEHDIVK
- a CDS encoding LysR family transcriptional regulator, encoding MDIKVLRNIANVARTGSITDAAEQVHVTVQALAAQLKKLEDHCGFKLFDRTNKGVSLTQEGVGILPHVLEIVRCSERMQLKIKQLRERQSQPLRVALNSTLSMEINQQIMAGVASNLFGCSPIFSCSESPDNLTKLAKGEADMVVILGDSMPEGFYSVSLKGLRIEVVACSVSADTAPSVVIKPLPECPYASIFSRFANHQGGGLEAATVFHSGSEIVSVSMIKSFGGMGVLSRAVAETNDLHIWEGYSEYLDVYLVMKEPWIVEEEFPQFYPKTAPMHAFESINA